The segment caaaAGTATAAATCGCACCCCgtttatatcatatacatatagctaaatatagaaaataaaataatatagaaaataattatatttttgaagattatattgattatattgaatatcgtttatattttgacaaaacAAAGTTTGATATCTTACCTGCGATTTCCAGGgacacataaaatttttcgaaaatcaatattatttgtcaaatcaaattgcacagattgttcaaTATCATCTGCTTCTTTATAAACatcattttttcctctcaatTGAATGAGAGAAGTTATGGCTTTTTGTCTAGCATTGCGGCGCATCAATTGATACGGGGATTCCGGTACCCAGATGAAAGTGATCAAAAGCAAGCAAGGCGCCGCCAAGGACACAAAAGCAAGATTTCTAACTGATAGAAATGGACCTATCACGTACTCAAGTGCAGTGCCAAATTTTGAAGTGACTGTTAACATGGCTGTCAAAATACCACGAATATTCGCTGGTGAAATTTCaccaatatatattattatcgctGGATAAGTAATACCTGTAGATAATCCGGCCACAAATCTCGATATATACAACTCCTGAGAAAcacagaaaaaataagaacgtTAATAGATGTATTGTGTCAAATTGATGCtcattttaatgttttcaGAAGGATAATGACTCAGAAAGATAATGTTAAcacttttattaaacatattagtttctatatagttaaaaattgcTTATATATGCTTTCATTCCTTTTCCCCTTCTAAAAACcacgtttaatttattttactttaatatctttgtattattttaatgataaacataataatattcaaaaatgttattatagttttaatgaaatttagcgcttacataattatttatatattaaatactttaaatattttgaaatatgattttaataatttttctataaaatattttttaatagtaattgaaaattttagaaagagaaagctaAATCTTCTGATAATACAAGAtttatttgttgtttttgattattattattattacagtgacataaataacaaaaatataaaaatatatagagaaatatttttttttttattttaattgtaagataaagtTGACAAAACATATTGAGATTCTttgagtattattattttatagttttttacaatatataacaacTTGAacgaatttgttttttaatatatttcatgtttataAAACTGAATTAaggctatttaaaaaatagattttataaaaaatattatttcaacaatCGTCGAATGATAATTAGATAACAatcagataataatatttttataaaataaatgtaagtaTTTGATGTGGTATTTGCATGCAAATCACGGAggaaacatatacatataatagatattaaaagttatttgaaaattaaaagtttgtttataaattgcacagtaacataaaatttaaatttaaattgcactgttttcaaagaaaatctttaaaaaaatagattatgtgcataaaatatacaatgcaAACATGCTAGTCAAAttcttaagataaaaaatctgGATTTATAAGAAGTAAAATGAACAGATAGAGAGTGAACTTGAAttcttaatatcaaaatataatttaaacacattTGATGTATCatttcgtttttatataaatatattgtagcaAATATAGAAGTTATTTAATTACCCATGATGATGTTGCAAAGGCAATCATCAACCAACCAATAATTGAAGGTACAGCCGCGAATAACATGGTGTTTTTTCTGCCAATAACATTCACTAAAAAGGCACAAATAATACAACCTGCCATTGTACCTATTATAAGTAAAGATGATACCCAAGATGCTTCTTCCGTGGTCAAACGAACTGGATATGTTTCATCTTTTCTTTGAATCAATACAGGCAAAGATGGCGATGCCCAACCAAAATATTGGCCAACTGTTAACATACCTAAATTTCCtagtgaaataaataaattttagaactGATTATGTGTCGGGTTTGTGAGttgtcatataaaatttatatttttgtaatagtttttattataatttaataatttaataattttaatattatattaaaattaaagtttttaaatatataaagacaatttatttaaagttatatttaatatattatttttttatatgtataatttgcaagaaaaaattttttttttaaatatgtatttctttaacttaacgtaaaatataatttaattataatataataaatcatataataaaaactgtataacataatagatgaaaaatgttatgtatatttatatttacttatgcaaaatatgaactcgatttattgcattttatgacattttttataaattataatgatgttaaacataaaaacaataataataagattataataatgttgaaaGATGTCAAGGAACAGTTTGAAGTTTGGAGAAACTGTTGAACTTTTAgcgtttgttaattttaacacatgcgcacagaaaaaaaataggaatctatgtttttctttctcgcaTATATCTTGGACACATTTTTAGTTCATGGAAAACAATGGTATTCCTCTTCCATATGTATGCTCTAagatagggtaaactaggatatgatggccatacggaaaagatggccataggctataattttttcaataatcgcatatatgtatatatatatatttttttttctctgtgcgcatgtgttaaaattaacaaacgcTAAAAGTTTAACAGTTTCTCcaaacttataatattatatatattacatataatttctaatctaatttttctctttataaaaaatggcaTAAAACTTCGAACGTGAATATATTAAAGCGTTAAAGCTTTTTTTCcttaatgttaattaactgTTTCTGTTATGCACTGTGATTTGCTTCATTCGTGTTATATAGGtacatcatatacatataatatatacatttatgataCATGTACTTTTCTTTacttgtttctctttttctcttttttatttgctttaacCTACtccttttttctccttttttttctttttttttcttctctatttttcatctcctttaatttatctttgtattacgtaaactattgtaattagacaaactgtcaaaatttgcATAACAAGTTGACAGCCGCAAACGACACTAATGACACAAGTCGCAGCGCACGCGAACGAGATATCCAATTAACATCGTGGAAGAGAGGCTTCAACACTTCGATGTATTCGAGTTCGAGGtttcacattttttagaaAGGAACTATACTTTCAtacttctaaaaatatattacatttaaatttaagataaaattaagacaatattaatataattgttttatgtatCATAAACAATTAACATTATTGAGTATACgaagaaaaagtatataaagttaaagagattacataatactaaaaaaaagtaatacgctccaaaaaataaaacatgaaaaaaatataaaaaacatttcccaaattaaatataaagagaatttaaataaaattgtatgtttctaaaaaaataatttttaatttattttaagttgaattatatattaataatgagaaTCAAGCCATTTACATGCAAAAGTTTATTTGTCTAATTATTCCAAAAAACATACCTGCTGCAGCAGCAAGATATAATTTCTTCATCTTTTACAATATGATCAGTTTCACGTGCAAATGTAGAATGAATTTGCAAAAACAAACTGACTGAATTTTgttcaagtaaaaatatttcagataatgCTATCAGATCAACTGTGTAAATTTTGCCAACAAATTACGCCAACACattacacattaaaaaaaaaacataataatatcgaaaaagCTGTATTTATAGtccgtttttatattttattatcttaagtAAGATCTTAAAATTCCATTTGGCTACCTGAacggatttttaaaaaacaacttAAAACGATCTTAAATATACAGACTATAATTAcctaacatttatataatcttaattttaaaatgataagatATCTTATCTAGGATTATTACGCTTATTGCACTTATatgtgttaattaatataaactataaaaccaatgctataaatgataaagctaatttaatctttaacatATATTCCTCAGATGTCACGTCCACCAAAAGTTTACTCAATTTTGAGTTATTAGCAGATTTGCGGTACAAACAATGCGATTCATCTTCAACTATTATAACATCACtgagtttatcttttttcaaattcaatcacattacataattaaattatttatatagaccCTTATTGTAAATAcgaatgttaaatttatttttgaaacttttgttttttgaACATGCACCATTTGATATCTGAGCCATTgaacttatttaaaatgatatttacttCAACTTTGATTTTGaattaacttaaatttattattattataacatattataatatttattattataacacgAATGTTACATGAAAGAACGAAACCCATAAACTGACTGGACACTTTTCATACTAAACtgatcataatataaaaaaggatttgtgtgtgcgtatgcatgtacgtgtgcgtgtgggtgtgcgtgtgtgcgtgtgcgtgtgcgcgcgcgcgtgtgtagTGAGGATATATAAGGGTTTTTCTTTCAAGCACTGAACAATAATTCTTTACCGTTTAGAAATGGGATATCATTGgtgagatattattatttcatcgaTGGTTTTAGTAATAACCTGGGTTGCGTAATTCAGTGTGGTGTTCAAAACACAAgcaatagtttttatattatttttttttgatgtgcaaaataataaaaatactaaaaactgctatctaaatattatattgttgtgagaatatatttattgcttcTAAAAAGGAACTTTAACtccaaaaatattcaatttatttctttgtgaACAGTTAGTATGGTGCTATATGAAGtcaaagttataatttttttttattttatattgtcaaCATTGTCATATAACAactagaaaaatgtataaataagagacatttgcaaaaatgtatattgtgaATAGAATTTAGaccatacatatacatgacTTAATGtcacaaaaaattacataaataccGTTTTACGTGTTAACgtgtaattattgtaaaataattaattatttaagaagcATACAGatgattgtaaaaaataaagtcacTTGTATGAtgtctaatataataattaaatatttgcctaatataataattaagtattcCTTCTAAATTAGTATTCGCTTGGTCCAAGATTATTTGAGTTTGATGACTTAAACACCACTCAATAAATTCTGCTCAAacatagtaatattattacttagcaaaataaagtttattaatggaacatttattcataaattaataaatgctatcaataataattatcagtaatatccaatcattttcttattatgGGATTATATACTGATAAAtccaatacaaaatatttttacattattttataaataattattttataaaactagaaGATCTATTATACGtacacgtaaaaaaaaaatttgatattttttattgttaccaagaaataaacaaaaaacatttgCAATTATTGTGATGCCCGGAAATGATCAAATATTAACTACAAATGTTCAAAATGCCTGCCATCTTTTCatctttcaattaatatcattattgatGTTACAGCTTTGACTAtactatatgtaatatttatatattatatactgttTGAAAGGTGATACTCTCACttgatatttgaatataataaaataatattgatttatttttgttgtttctaatatgtgaaaaaaattatattattaaaaataaatgacagaAAAGTTCATATttagcatatacatatgtttcgTGCATTTAGAAAAgatgtaagataaatattcaCAGGCTGGgatgtaaaatttctaaataaaagtaacattttcagaaatacaaatttttattaaaaaccaGAACAATAATCTGGATATAAAGAAATGATCACAAAAAAAGTCGACAATATTTGACACTACATGTGTTCGCCTGACAGATCACCTTTATGCAACATCGGTTCACGTTAAAAATCCAGCGGAATAAACATCAGAATAAACAACAGAATAACCtaacaaaatgataatttcTTCTGATTATGTcgaactttttattaattaaaagctaaTTCTTTTTGCTATGTATCTACTGGAGGGAACTCGCAATGAATAACAGAATAACATCCCGCGTGAACACTCTTGCAGTTGAGTTAAGACATTACGAATAGGTCAATCAAACTTATCATAATTATCATACTGTATTTCTGAGCATCTAGTTTTTTTCGCTCTGACTTAAAAGCCTCAAGAATCCTTCCTCGTCatctatttgtaataatttggaaaataCGATTATTTCAAAAGTCGTGTTTTAcagtaaaaatgattttaaacttaattcATGTTTTGTGAATATAACTTTTTCCAATTCTCTGATGCACATCCATCAACAAGCTCTTTgtggataattaaaaatttttttaaattaatagataaaaataggGTCAACATTCGTTGACTCCAgcaattgcaatttttcttgCGCTCGCATTTTGCCAAAAtagaattcaatttaataaatctttattttctttctttcttcgatCATTTTGTccaaatttaaacaattcttAGATTTCCGCAgaatgtttcattttttttaaaatctttaagtCGTTCATTCATTTATGGAATTATTCATTACATTTCTCTGCTTTTCTCAATCGCTCTTATTTCCTGTCACTTATTTTtactcatttatttttgtttctcgttttaacatatattcaaattgtCTATATTAACACTCTTAAAGCTGTAACTTTTTCTTATtactcttattgttagctcGGACACAGAAGAATTTTTCATCTCTCCTTTTCCTCCTTAATTGGCACCTTTAAGATCTGTACTAtccttttcttaaattttttccctttcgtttcaaattctttccatctaacaatttaattattgtcgcttttatattatatatttgtagaatatcaaaagaattaggaataaaaagttacttacaaagtatacaaaattattggaaTAAATGAATGAATCTTGTGGCTCGGActtgacaaattttataatttattaatttaatttagatgcATGTTTCAacgataaaatttcaaattttaatttttaatctaacgTACGTGCAAGCGGTAAAATCTACACTTTTGTCTTAATCTATATACACTtactttttctcatttatatgcttattttcattattctgaCTTATAACTTTCAAATTTGTGTAATACacaagataataattacaaacacatacattacatatacattaaccatatttgtatttcttttcatGTTACTGCAGAtcgtaaaatcaattatatatcattgatatttgatattttaataatagtttatgcATTCTTTCCaccttaaatttttaataaattatggtatgtaatctaataatttaattgtttaattaattaaccctGGTGTTGCTTCCCTAATCCAGAATCACACTTAGTTTTAGcccatgtaataaaaattaaatctctttattaAAAGAACCACCGAATGTCTAAAACATACAGCGTAAGAATGACTTTCCAGGTTGTTGACCTGTTTTTTAGGCTCGATAGTTTTTTCGATACTCACTtcttaaaagtataataaaaagtatgatAATACTTGTTACTCCTTTTCGACGATCCACTGATctggatattaatattatattgtatatatttattataataaaataagttatatgAAAAGTAAATCAAACAAAACTAGATAaaataacaacaaaataataaaagtatatcttCTGgtgaaatttcataaaaatatatgtgatcAAATGGGCGATGTCTTTTAATGCCAGTTAATTTGGCCATGAATCTCCGATATCCACAGCTTCTGAGAACCAGAGGCaaagaaacattaataaatatattgatagattaaattgatttttattttaattacaaactatataatttccgatatattgttaagatataaatatattaaataattttattaaaaaatatacgtttatGTCGAAATcatgaatatatatctattcatgaaatttcaatgaatatatatttatttatctatagctacaacaataaaatattttttctttatatttgcagcaattgtttttatatacgagtgttaaataatatttttataataaaaagttgttaATAAAACactttctagaaaatttagttaATACTTACatcagttttatttaaaacattacaaggtttttatataattatttatcttgttATCAAATAGAAAAAGTTTCTATATGTTTAatgatgtttt is part of the Anoplolepis gracilipes chromosome 2, ASM4749672v1, whole genome shotgun sequence genome and harbors:
- the LOC140676084 gene encoding facilitated trehalose transporter Tret1-like isoform X2, which codes for MKKLYLAAAAGNLGMLTVGQYFGWASPSLPVLIQRKDETYPVRLTTEEASWVSSLLIIGTMAGCIICAFLVNVIGRKNTMLFAAVPSIIGWLMIAFATSSWELYISRFVAGLSTGITYPAIIIYIGEISPANIRGILTAMLTVTSKFGTALEYVIGPFLSVRNLAFVSLAAPCLLLITFIWVPESPYQLMRRNARQKAITSLIQLRGKNDVYKEADDIEQSVQFDLTNNIDFRKILCVPGNRRALIIMLSLVITHQMSGIQAVEQYAELIFDQTNSKLDGKYLTMILGAVQMISTITCLFIIDRNGRKSLLIISTIGSACSTAMVAIYFQLKHDDVNTNNVTWLPAVGAIMYVIMFSVGLAPIPTVMESELFSTNVKAFATMRAVSLVLYSCFSTYLKPKARLCSRYRKNCMARQV